From Ramlibacter tataouinensis, the proteins below share one genomic window:
- the orn gene encoding oligoribonuclease produces the protein MTVAPLPAAPTLDKSDQNLIWIDCEMTGLDPENDRLIEIAVVVTGPNLLPRVEGPVFAIHQTDEQLDKMDSWNKGTHGKSGLIDKVRASTITEAQAEEQLLAFVSKYVPKGGSPMCGNTIGQDRRFLVRYMPQLEAFFHYRNLDVSTLKELAKRWRPDVYSAFKKQQAHTALADVHESIDELAHYRENFLKLAGEGVLAG, from the coding sequence ATGACCGTCGCCCCCCTGCCTGCCGCCCCTACGCTCGACAAAAGCGACCAGAACCTCATCTGGATCGACTGCGAAATGACCGGGCTGGACCCCGAGAACGACCGCCTGATCGAAATCGCCGTGGTCGTCACCGGTCCGAACCTGCTGCCGCGCGTGGAGGGCCCGGTCTTCGCCATCCACCAGACCGACGAGCAGCTCGACAAGATGGATTCCTGGAACAAGGGTACGCACGGCAAGAGCGGCCTGATCGACAAGGTCAGGGCGTCGACGATCACCGAGGCCCAGGCCGAAGAGCAGTTGCTGGCCTTCGTCTCGAAGTACGTGCCCAAGGGCGGCTCGCCCATGTGCGGCAACACCATCGGACAGGACCGCCGCTTCCTGGTCAGGTACATGCCGCAGCTCGAAGCCTTCTTCCACTACCGGAACCTGGACGTGAGCACGCTGAAGGAACTGGCCAAGCGCTGGCGGCCCGACGTGTACAGCGCGTTCAAGAAGCAGCAGGCGCATACCGCGCTGGCCGACGTGCACGAATCGATCGACGAACTGGCGCACTACCGCGAGAACTTCCTGAAGCTCGCCGGCGAGGGAGTGCTTGCGGGTTAA
- a CDS encoding GNAT family N-acetyltransferase, translating into MVALSPAELFAEVRLRPAVKTDADTLFTDYFGLAETATFLQRKCHTRIAETEHFVERWCNWKLGDLRDSFAWVICGVESSRPNGIVLVIRDRHVAEIHFGVAPVVSGRGIAGHAVCLATDWLLGQSGVRRVWTAVDASHAASRRVLEKAGFSEEGCLQKWLSLPALGSEPRDAIALARVR; encoded by the coding sequence ATGGTCGCTCTTTCACCCGCAGAGCTTTTCGCCGAAGTGAGGCTTCGTCCTGCCGTCAAGACGGACGCGGACACACTCTTCACAGACTATTTTGGGTTGGCCGAAACCGCGACATTTCTGCAACGTAAGTGCCACACGAGAATTGCCGAGACGGAGCATTTTGTTGAACGTTGGTGCAACTGGAAGTTAGGCGACCTTCGTGACAGCTTTGCTTGGGTGATTTGTGGGGTTGAGTCGAGCCGTCCGAACGGTATTGTCCTTGTCATTCGCGACCGACACGTCGCGGAAATTCACTTCGGCGTAGCTCCTGTCGTCAGTGGTCGGGGCATCGCTGGCCATGCCGTCTGCCTCGCGACAGATTGGCTGTTGGGCCAATCAGGCGTTCGGAGAGTCTGGACTGCGGTCGACGCGAGCCACGCGGCCTCACGACGTGTGCTTGAAAAGGCTGGCTTTAGCGAGGAGGGGTGTTTGCAGAAGTGGCTATCACTTCCGGCACTCGGCTCAGAGCCACGCGATGCCATCGCTCTTGCCAGAGTACGATGA
- a CDS encoding DEAD/DEAH box helicase, with protein sequence MTDTFDVRGDFASAESFDTADTAIDLAPNGFLKLGLAPELMQAIQDLGFTQPTPVQEQAIPMALPGEGDASFIDLMVSSQTGSGKTAAFLLPVLHTLLQQRAAAQAEERAEFERLAAEAAAKGEALPKRPRRKDPTNPRHFTAATPGALVLCPTRELAQQVAHDAIDLVKHCKGLRIANVVGGMPYQMQIARLQNADLVVATPGRLLDLQRSMQIKLEQVQFLVVDEADRMLDLGFADDLAEINQLTAKRHQTMMFSATFAPRIQQLATRVMREPRKIQIDTPQEKHANIKQVLFWADNAQHKRKMLDHWLRDASINQAIVFASTQIECDGLATDLQQAGFHAVALHGALSQGLRNRRLMSLRNGQVQILVATDVAARGIDVPSITHVFNFGLPMKAEDYTHRIGRTGRAGRDGLAVTFAEFRDRRKIFDIEGFTKQPFKAEVIPGLEPQQRSPRPDFGGRGREGHGRDRKFGGRSGGFDVRRGAGDGYGRKPGWGDSAPRSEGSGANRGDGFAKPTKLGNGGKVFVPRDLKKRPYKPAR encoded by the coding sequence ATGACCGACACTTTTGATGTGCGGGGCGATTTTGCCTCCGCGGAATCCTTTGACACTGCCGACACCGCCATCGATCTGGCGCCCAACGGCTTCCTGAAACTGGGCCTGGCGCCCGAGCTGATGCAGGCGATCCAGGACCTGGGCTTCACCCAGCCCACGCCGGTGCAGGAGCAGGCCATTCCCATGGCGCTGCCGGGCGAAGGCGATGCCTCCTTCATCGACCTGATGGTTTCCAGCCAGACGGGCAGCGGCAAGACCGCGGCCTTCCTGCTGCCGGTGCTGCACACCTTGCTGCAGCAGCGCGCCGCCGCGCAGGCTGAGGAGCGTGCCGAGTTCGAACGCCTGGCCGCCGAAGCCGCGGCCAAGGGCGAGGCGCTGCCCAAGCGCCCGCGCCGAAAGGACCCGACCAATCCCCGTCACTTCACGGCGGCTACGCCCGGCGCGCTGGTGCTGTGCCCCACGCGCGAACTGGCGCAGCAGGTGGCGCATGACGCGATCGACCTGGTGAAGCATTGCAAGGGTTTGCGCATCGCCAACGTGGTGGGCGGCATGCCCTACCAGATGCAGATCGCGCGCCTGCAGAACGCCGACCTGGTGGTGGCGACGCCCGGCCGCCTGCTGGACCTGCAGCGCTCCATGCAGATCAAGCTGGAGCAGGTGCAGTTCCTGGTGGTCGACGAAGCCGACCGCATGCTGGACCTGGGCTTCGCCGACGACCTGGCCGAGATCAACCAGCTCACCGCCAAGCGCCACCAGACCATGATGTTCAGCGCCACCTTCGCGCCGCGCATCCAGCAGCTGGCAACCCGTGTTATGCGCGAGCCGCGCAAGATCCAGATCGACACGCCGCAGGAAAAGCACGCCAACATCAAGCAGGTGCTGTTCTGGGCCGACAACGCCCAGCACAAGCGCAAGATGCTGGACCACTGGCTGCGCGACGCCTCGATCAACCAGGCGATCGTGTTCGCCTCGACCCAGATCGAGTGCGACGGCCTGGCCACCGACCTGCAGCAGGCCGGCTTCCATGCCGTGGCGCTGCACGGCGCGCTCAGCCAGGGCCTGCGCAACCGCCGCCTGATGTCGCTGCGTAACGGCCAGGTGCAGATCCTGGTGGCCACCGACGTCGCCGCGCGCGGCATCGACGTGCCCTCGATCACCCACGTCTTCAACTTCGGCCTGCCGATGAAGGCCGAGGACTACACCCACCGCATCGGCCGCACCGGCCGCGCCGGCCGCGACGGCCTGGCGGTGACCTTCGCGGAGTTCCGCGACCGCCGCAAGATCTTCGACATCGAAGGCTTCACGAAGCAGCCGTTCAAGGCCGAGGTGATCCCGGGCCTGGAGCCGCAGCAGCGCTCGCCGCGCCCCGATTTCGGCGGCCGCGGCCGCGAAGGCCATGGCCGCGACCGCAAGTTCGGCGGCCGCAGCGGCGGCTTCGACGTGCGCCGCGGCGCCGGCGACGGCTACGGCCGCAAGCCGGGCTGGGGCGATTCGGCGCCGCGCAGCGAAGGCAGCGGCGCGAACCGCGGGGACGGGTTCGCCAAGCCGACGAAGCTGGGCAACGGCGGCAAGGTGTTCGTGCCGCGTGACCTGAAAAAGCGCCCGTACAAGCCGGCGCGCTGA
- a CDS encoding tetratricopeptide repeat protein, with the protein MSPLSDEEKLFQAALDLDEAGRSAEAVKLLKSLVESRENPRHLLAYAQCLVRAGGDWKEAVACLQAALGKEPKYFEGGTRLFMADLLIRNGFKSEAIEQWRIVAKMPPDGSGYGAVPDEAIVMLKRYEV; encoded by the coding sequence ATGAGCCCGCTGTCCGACGAAGAGAAGCTGTTCCAGGCCGCCCTTGACCTGGACGAGGCCGGTCGGTCCGCGGAAGCAGTGAAGCTTTTGAAGTCGCTCGTCGAGAGCCGTGAAAACCCAAGGCACCTTTTGGCCTACGCTCAATGCCTTGTCCGCGCAGGTGGTGATTGGAAGGAGGCCGTAGCTTGTCTGCAAGCTGCCTTGGGCAAGGAGCCGAAGTACTTTGAAGGGGGAACGCGCCTTTTCATGGCCGACCTTCTGATTCGAAATGGCTTCAAGTCGGAAGCCATCGAGCAATGGCGGATCGTCGCGAAGATGCCTCCCGATGGCTCCGGCTACGGCGCTGTACCAGATGAAGCTATCGTCATGTTGAAACGATATGAGGTCTAA
- a CDS encoding integron integrase, with amino-acid sequence MKYRNVFALGAPRLLDQLRERVRYLHYSLRTEKAYVYWVRLFVRWSGMRHPRELGAREVEGFLTMLATERRVSSSTHNQALSALLFLYKEVLGMELPWLDGLQRPAYTRRIPTVLTLDEVGALLGAMSEPVSLVARLLYGTGMRLMEGMRLRVKDVDFDRKVIIVREAKGNKDRVVMLPSSLAEPLRRQVAFARVAWEQDRKEGFAGVDVPHALEKKYPKVGQSWGWFWVFPSPTLATDPRSGIVRRHHLFEERLQRAMKAAAAKADIHKRVSAHTLRHSFATHLLQGGTDIRTVQELLGHSDVSTTMIYTHVLKVAAGETRSPLDALPL; translated from the coding sequence GTGAAATACCGCAACGTTTTCGCCCTGGGCGCACCGCGGCTGCTGGACCAGCTGCGCGAGCGCGTCCGCTACCTGCACTACAGCCTGCGCACCGAGAAGGCCTATGTCTATTGGGTTCGCCTGTTCGTGCGCTGGAGCGGCATGCGCCACCCTCGGGAGCTGGGCGCGCGCGAGGTGGAGGGGTTCCTGACGATGCTGGCGACCGAGCGGCGGGTTTCGTCGTCCACGCACAACCAGGCGCTCAGTGCGCTGCTCTTCCTCTACAAGGAAGTGCTCGGCATGGAGCTGCCTTGGCTGGACGGCCTGCAGCGCCCGGCCTACACGCGCCGCATCCCGACGGTTCTGACGCTGGACGAAGTGGGTGCCTTGCTTGGCGCCATGAGCGAGCCGGTGAGCCTGGTGGCCCGGCTGCTGTACGGCACCGGCATGCGACTGATGGAAGGCATGCGCCTGCGCGTGAAGGACGTGGACTTCGATCGCAAGGTCATCATCGTGCGCGAGGCCAAGGGGAACAAAGACCGTGTGGTGATGCTCCCGAGCTCACTGGCGGAGCCCCTTCGCCGCCAAGTCGCCTTCGCGCGCGTCGCCTGGGAACAAGACAGGAAGGAAGGCTTCGCGGGCGTCGATGTGCCGCATGCCCTGGAAAAGAAGTACCCGAAGGTCGGCCAGAGCTGGGGATGGTTCTGGGTGTTTCCTTCCCCCACGCTTGCCACCGACCCGCGCTCAGGCATCGTTCGGCGGCATCACCTCTTCGAGGAGAGGCTGCAGCGCGCCATGAAGGCCGCCGCAGCGAAGGCCGACATCCACAAGCGCGTCTCGGCACACACGCTGCGCCACAGCTTCGCCACCCACCTTCTGCAGGGCGGCACGGACATTCGCACGGTCCAGGAGTTGCTCGGTCACAGCGATGTCAGCACCACCATGATCTACACGCACGTGCTCAAGGTCGCCGCAGGCGAAACGCGCAGCCCCCTGGATGCCCTGCCCCTGTGA
- a CDS encoding M48 family metallopeptidase translates to MSLSYLMTLAFAAFLLATLAVKFWLASRQIRHVALHRASVPAAFAHRVPLTAHQKAADYTITKTRFGLLETAFGAAVLLGWTLLGGLDALNQWLLGLLGEGMVQQLALVALFTLAGGALELPFTLYQTFVIEQRFGFNKMTWRLWVADAIKGLLLGIALGLPLLWVVLWLMAAGGRWWWLYAWAFLAAYQLFVMWIAPRVILPLFNKFTPLQDETLKQRVTRLMERCGFAAKGLFVMDGSKRSAHANAFFTGFGANKRVVFFDTLLAQLSHGEMEAVLAHELGHFKRRHIVKRTVSGFLISLLAFALLGWLSQQAWFYTGLGVRPSLGAPNDALALLLFMVAVPVFSFFVSPMFAQLSRKHEFEADAYAVEHASGQDLSAALLKLYEDNASTLTPDPLFVKFYYSHPPASERLARMATA, encoded by the coding sequence ATGTCCCTCTCCTACCTGATGACGCTGGCCTTCGCCGCCTTCCTGCTGGCGACGCTGGCGGTCAAATTCTGGCTCGCCTCGCGGCAGATCCGGCACGTCGCCCTGCACCGCGCGAGCGTTCCCGCGGCCTTCGCGCACCGCGTGCCGCTGACGGCCCACCAGAAGGCAGCCGACTACACCATCACCAAGACCCGCTTCGGGCTCTTGGAGACGGCCTTCGGCGCCGCGGTGCTGCTCGGGTGGACCCTGCTGGGCGGGCTCGATGCCCTCAACCAGTGGCTGCTCGGCCTGCTGGGCGAAGGCATGGTGCAACAGCTCGCACTGGTGGCCTTGTTCACCCTGGCCGGCGGCGCGCTGGAACTGCCGTTCACGCTGTACCAGACCTTCGTGATCGAGCAACGCTTCGGCTTCAACAAGATGACCTGGCGCCTGTGGGTCGCCGACGCGATCAAGGGCCTGCTGCTTGGCATCGCGCTGGGCCTTCCGCTGCTGTGGGTGGTGCTGTGGCTGATGGCCGCGGGCGGGCGCTGGTGGTGGCTGTACGCCTGGGCCTTCCTGGCGGCTTACCAGCTGTTCGTCATGTGGATCGCGCCGCGCGTCATCCTGCCGCTGTTCAACAAGTTCACGCCGCTGCAGGACGAGACCCTGAAGCAGCGCGTGACGCGCCTGATGGAGCGCTGCGGCTTCGCCGCCAAGGGCCTGTTCGTGATGGACGGCAGCAAGCGCAGCGCCCATGCCAACGCCTTCTTCACCGGCTTCGGCGCCAACAAGCGCGTGGTGTTCTTCGACACCCTGCTGGCGCAGCTGTCGCACGGCGAGATGGAGGCCGTGCTGGCGCACGAGCTGGGCCACTTCAAGCGCCGGCACATCGTCAAGCGCACGGTGTCGGGTTTCCTGATCTCGCTGCTGGCGTTCGCGCTGCTCGGCTGGCTGTCGCAGCAGGCCTGGTTCTACACCGGGCTGGGCGTGCGGCCCTCGCTGGGCGCGCCCAACGATGCGCTGGCGCTGCTGCTGTTCATGGTTGCGGTGCCGGTGTTCTCCTTCTTTGTCTCGCCCATGTTCGCGCAGCTGTCGCGCAAGCACGAGTTCGAGGCCGATGCGTACGCGGTGGAGCATGCCAGCGGCCAAGACCTGTCCGCCGCCCTGCTCAAGCTCTACGAGGACAATGCCTCCACGCTGACCCCCGACCCGCTGTTCGTGAAGTTCTACTACTCGCACCCACCGGCCTCCGAGCGGCTCGCGCGCATGGCGACGGCCTGA
- a CDS encoding GNAT family N-acetyltransferase, translating to MIRALDPSDDLVALTALIHAAYAPQAERGLRYWGTHQTVEDTRTRFAAGHGFVAELNGRFVGTITVRPPQPASPVQIYRDPGTWSIGQYAVHPELKGNGLGRQLHERAVKHARDHGAVTMALDTAQPAVSLIAMYRRWGYEVVGEADWRPHTNYSSVIMSKSILRGDVEDEL from the coding sequence TTGATCCGTGCCCTCGACCCGAGCGATGATCTCGTGGCGCTCACTGCTCTCATTCACGCCGCGTATGCACCACAGGCCGAGCGTGGCTTGCGTTACTGGGGTACGCACCAGACCGTTGAAGATACACGCACCCGCTTCGCGGCAGGTCACGGTTTCGTCGCGGAACTGAACGGTCGATTCGTCGGCACCATCACCGTTAGACCACCGCAGCCCGCATCGCCCGTGCAGATCTATCGTGATCCGGGCACGTGGTCAATCGGGCAGTACGCGGTCCATCCGGAGTTGAAGGGCAATGGCTTGGGTCGCCAATTGCATGAACGGGCGGTCAAGCATGCTCGGGACCACGGAGCGGTCACAATGGCCCTAGACACGGCGCAGCCGGCAGTGAGCCTCATTGCAATGTATCGGCGGTGGGGTTATGAAGTGGTTGGGGAAGCAGACTGGCGGCCCCACACGAACTACTCGAGCGTCATCATGAGCAAGTCCATTTTGAGAGGTGACGTAGAAGATGAGCTCTAA